The following proteins come from a genomic window of Peptoniphilus equinus:
- a CDS encoding ATP-binding protein: MTTRYTYSGAIQSDISAIKPMVMEVLHGLTGFIDDEDTIFDIRLILDELIVNGAKHGNALDPSKSVKLCVAMDENEIAITVADEGEGFCCDVKNYFYNSLTPSGRGLMLVEALTDRCILNKNTITVYKSL; encoded by the coding sequence GTGACGACACGTTATACATATAGCGGGGCAATACAAAGTGATATCAGCGCCATTAAACCGATGGTGATGGAAGTTCTGCACGGACTCACCGGGTTCATCGACGACGAAGACACCATATTTGACATTCGTCTGATTCTGGACGAGCTTATCGTCAACGGTGCGAAACATGGCAACGCACTGGATCCGTCCAAGTCGGTGAAGCTGTGTGTGGCCATGGATGAGAACGAAATTGCCATTACCGTTGCCGATGAAGGCGAAGGATTTTGTTGCGATGTAAAAAATTATTTCTATAATTCCCTGACGCCGTCGGGTCGAGGGTTGATGTTGGTTGAGGCGTTAACGGATCGGTGCATTTTAAATAAAAATACGATTACAGTATACAAGAGTTTGTAG
- the rd gene encoding rubredoxin — protein MQKYECTLCGYIYDPAVGDPDSDVQAGTAFDALPADWVCPLCGAEKSDFEVVEG, from the coding sequence ATGCAAAAATATGAATGCACACTCTGCGGTTACATCTATGACCCGGCAGTAGGTGATCCGGACAGCGATGTACAAGCAGGTACTGCTTTTGATGCACTTCCGGCTGATTGGGTTTGCCCACTTTGTGGCGCTGAAAAATCTGATTTCGAAGTTGTAGAAGGCTAA